A window from Fibrobacter sp. UWB11 encodes these proteins:
- a CDS encoding glycosyltransferase family 2 protein, whose amino-acid sequence MAPKVSVILASYNHEAYVEKAVRSVMGQSGVDFELIVVDDGSKDHSPEILKHLADELGFTYVHRPNKGVMETLKEALSLATGRYVCSFSSDDIMPPERLKKQSDFLDAHPEAVACFGQVVPFYKDDEIGTEMDERYLRSVPQITFEESFLGKKALHGCAEMFVREKILAIGGYDMRYAFEDYPLYLKILYNYGPQPVSKDFLCCYYREHGDNMHVNHERIYGEILRVLSDDYSKHPLYKQAVRAWKANWFSAEAAQSKLGALRLIPKVISLSPRFWLRLPKLFIPRKLLKY is encoded by the coding sequence ATGGCTCCGAAAGTTTCTGTAATCTTGGCTAGCTATAATCATGAAGCGTACGTAGAAAAGGCGGTACGTTCTGTGATGGGGCAGTCTGGCGTTGATTTTGAGTTGATTGTCGTGGATGATGGTAGCAAAGACCATTCTCCAGAAATTCTAAAGCACTTGGCCGATGAACTTGGATTTACTTATGTCCATCGCCCCAATAAAGGTGTGATGGAAACGCTAAAAGAAGCGCTGTCTTTAGCGACCGGGCGATATGTTTGTTCGTTTTCGTCGGATGATATTATGCCTCCGGAACGCTTGAAAAAACAGAGCGACTTTTTGGATGCGCATCCGGAAGCTGTTGCTTGTTTTGGACAGGTTGTTCCTTTTTATAAAGACGATGAAATCGGAACGGAAATGGATGAACGTTATCTCCGCAGTGTGCCTCAGATAACGTTTGAAGAATCGTTTCTTGGAAAAAAGGCGTTGCATGGTTGTGCTGAAATGTTTGTGCGCGAAAAAATTCTAGCTATTGGCGGCTACGATATGCGATACGCATTTGAAGATTATCCGCTTTATCTGAAAATCCTTTATAATTACGGTCCGCAGCCTGTTTCGAAAGATTTTTTATGTTGCTATTATCGTGAACATGGCGATAACATGCATGTGAATCATGAACGTATTTATGGTGAAATTCTGCGCGTGTTGTCGGATGATTATAGCAAGCATCCGCTTTATAAGCAGGCCGTTCGCGCTTGGAAGGCAAATTGGTTTTCGGCAGAAGCTGCGCAGAGTAAACTAGGGGCTCTTCGTTTGATTCCCAAGGTGATTTCGCTTTCCCCGCGTTTTTGGCTTAG